Genomic window (Methanobacterium formicicum):
GACCAACCAGGAAGTTCAGAGCCTTAGATTTACCCTCAAAGTAGTCAGATACTGCTTCCGGGTTCTCTTCAATGGCCTGTTTCACTGCCTGGAGAACGGTGTCATCTTCCACTACCCCGATCAGTCCCAGTTCTTCGGCAATTACTCCTGGCATCTGGGGGTTTTGTGGTAGTTTTTCAATGATCCTCTGACCAGCTTTGGTGGTGATCTTCTTATCCTGCAACATCTGGAGTAATTCCACCAGCTGAGCCGTGGTTATTCCACTTTCCTTGTAGTTGAGTTTGTTGTAGTAGAGCACCCTTTTGAGTTCATCCCGCATCCACAGTGCAGCAAACTGGGGGTCCACTTCCTTGGCCACTTCCTCGAAGGCATCAGCCAGTTCCAATTCAGAGGTTATAACCTGAGCGTGGTCTTTTTTAATGCCATACTCCTCCACGAATCGTTCGGTTTTTATGTGGGCGGGTTCTGGCATTTTTTCATGTATGGATTCCACCCGTTCTTCCTCGGCGATCATGGGTGGTAGATCCGGGTCGGGTATGTAACGGTAGTCCTCAGCCTCTTCCTTAAGACGCATGGGGACGGTGATCATCTGTGATTCCAGGAAAGCTCGGGTTTCCTGTTTTATTTCAATTCCCCTTTTTATGAGGTTCTTTTGACGGACCATTTCAAACTGCAGGGCTTTGTAGGCTCCTTTAATGGAGTTTATGTTCTTGATTTCTGCCCTTTTACCTCCCTCCAGGGAGATGTTCACATCAGCACGCATGGTACCTTCACC
Coding sequences:
- the gatB gene encoding Asp-tRNA(Asn)/Glu-tRNA(Gln) amidotransferase subunit GatB; this encodes MKCGLEIHVQLETESKLFCTCHTNYQEAAPNTNVCYVCLNQPGAKPYPPNQSALDGAVMIALMLGCKISPEVTYFMRKHYDYPDLSSGYQRTSVPIGYEGDLNGVRIREVHLEEDPGQYKPDMGIVDFNRSGIPLIEIVTEPDMTSPEEARKFLRELIRVLEYSGSARGEGTMRADVNISLEGGKRAEIKNINSIKGAYKALQFEMVRQKNLIKRGIEIKQETRAFLESQMITVPMRLKEEAEDYRYIPDPDLPPMIAEEERVESIHEKMPEPAHIKTERFVEEYGIKKDHAQVITSELELADAFEEVAKEVDPQFAALWMRDELKRVLYYNKLNYKESGITTAQLVELLQMLQDKKITTKAGQRIIEKLPQNPQMPGVIAEELGLIGVVEDDTVLQAVKQAIEENPEAVSDYFEGKSKALNFLVGQVMRITRGKADPAKTNQMVVEELKNRE